GCCATCGAAGCAGCGCTGCGGCGGCTAGAACTGCAATACCCTCAGCAGCATACCGTGCAGCTCACGGAGGAAAATGCGCACTTACGTTTGCACCTTAGCCTTCAACTTTAAAAGGAAGTGCCAGCCTTCGCTCCTATGACTTATTCGCTTCCTTTCCGCATCCCACGCATGCAGGTCGTACGGCCGCTGCTTTTGTGGGCCTTGTATATTGGCTTTGAGTACTTCGTCTACAGCGGCTGGCACAAGTCGCCCTTGCTCACGTGGTGCTTTACGCTTAAGGACACGGTGGCCGCGGTGGTCAGTTTCTATTTCTTCTCGCGGGTGGTACTGCCCCGCTTTGTGCTACAAGGGCGCTGGCTCCTAACGGCACTGAGCTTAGTAGCCATCTATTATTGCTGGGCCTTAGTTTCATACGCCGTATTTCTAGGCCTTGACTACTACCAGCTAGACCCCAAGGAAAGCTACATCTACCGCATTCTGGATCAAGGGCTTTGGGTGGGTGTCTTCTCGTGGCACGGGGTCAGTATCGGTCTTTACGACTTCAGTATCACCGCGATGCTGCCCATCTTCGGCCGGTTCTTGCAATTCTTGCTAACGACGAGCAACCACACCCTGCGCCTACAACGCGAAAACCTGAACCTAGAAGTCAGTTTTCTCAAAGCCCAGGTCAATCCGCACTTCCTGTTTAATACCCTTAATAACATCTACACCATGGTGGTGAAGCAGGACGAGCGCGCCCCCGATATGGTGCAGCACCTCTCTGACCTTATGCACTACACGGTGTATGAGTCGGACGCGGCCTTGGTGCCACTCACGAAGGAAACGGCTTTCCTGGATGCGTACCTAGAGCTGGAACGGCTGCGCTACGGCAAGAAAGTCCGCATCACCTATCAAAAATCGGGTATCACGGACCAGCAGACCATCACGCCGCTGCTGTTTTTTCCTTTTGTCGAAAATGCCTTTAAGCATGGCGTCGATAGCAGCCTCGATGCCTCCTGGGTCGCTATTTCGTTAGCGGCGGACGCTACCCAGCTGCGGTTTGAAGTCAGCAACAGCTTCAGTCCCACGGCCCCACGGCGCGAGTTCGGGGGCGTAGGCATTGATAATGTGAAGAAGCGCCTAGCGCTCCACTACGCCCCCGAGGAGTACGACCTCACCATCACCCGCGACCAGGAAACCTACACGTACCGCGTGGCCCTAACCATTCGGCTGACGTCCGTGGCCCAGCCCGACGCTCGCCCCGCTCCCTTCTTACCTAGCTTTGCTCCTGCCCAATGATCAATTGCCTGATTATCGACGATGAACCCTTCGCCCGCGAACTGCTCGAAGACTACGTCGCCAAAATTCCGTCGCTGAACTTATTGGGCAGCTGTGAGCATGTGTTTGAGGCGTTGGAGG
This Hymenobacter sp. GOD-10R DNA region includes the following protein-coding sequences:
- a CDS encoding sensor histidine kinase, whose translation is MTYSLPFRIPRMQVVRPLLLWALYIGFEYFVYSGWHKSPLLTWCFTLKDTVAAVVSFYFFSRVVLPRFVLQGRWLLTALSLVAIYYCWALVSYAVFLGLDYYQLDPKESYIYRILDQGLWVGVFSWHGVSIGLYDFSITAMLPIFGRFLQFLLTTSNHTLRLQRENLNLEVSFLKAQVNPHFLFNTLNNIYTMVVKQDERAPDMVQHLSDLMHYTVYESDAALVPLTKETAFLDAYLELERLRYGKKVRITYQKSGITDQQTITPLLFFPFVENAFKHGVDSSLDASWVAISLAADATQLRFEVSNSFSPTAPRREFGGVGIDNVKKRLALHYAPEEYDLTITRDQETYTYRVALTIRLTSVAQPDARPAPFLPSFAPAQ